A single genomic interval of Lathyrus oleraceus cultivar Zhongwan6 chromosome 7, CAAS_Psat_ZW6_1.0, whole genome shotgun sequence harbors:
- the LOC127100995 gene encoding uncharacterized protein LOC127100995 — protein MDKVSSDCPYPGCFFCVMKEANPSKRRASVLKFFRELPCQDDDGQVLPISGLWNTAMAHPNDPEFIELGIFECMSALIWKGLKNRRWLSHDQNIYIPYYAAHIIGSYTMNMEEFAESAVHAGVIPPLVELLRGRLTWVEQRVAVRALGHLATYASTFPTVASHGEILELSIQLAMSSLEIVYSHFYQYVDRRLSYHCDLLTRGMGGVEMESRKAEEWASQLQCWSLQLINCFAFKPEFLPTICKQEFLTKLPGMWGGLVNENSPAGIGLLRTICHQKLGRGPVASCPGIIEALCNIARSSDDWQYMAIDCLLWLLQDPNTCHKVIDKVVPALVDLAEITTLGDHKKLGDSIVNVLQDCIESQGSGRSSISSRTKEQIEDLLSSKQRLKWEKNMPKEDLHIKQAAALVVKLEGNSLFSSGNISGAASKYSEALALCPMRSKKERVVLYSNRAQCYLLLQQPLAAISDATRALCLHRPVNRHAKSLWRRAQAYDMLGLAKESLLDAILFINECSQSNDPDLSLRQNKVPDYAERLVKKQMRAAWLFREAAIKHGGVHNQGDGGDIYGPETDDSEWETASESDMGNDGIGDDDDGDWNNDDERKD, from the exons ATGGATAAAGTTTCATCAGACTGTCCATACCCAGGATGCTTCTTTTGTGTCATGAAGGAAGCGAATCCAAGCAAACGCAGAGCAAGCGTACTGAAGTTCTTTAGAGAGCTTCCGTGTCAAGATGATGATGGTCAGGTTCTTCCTATCAGTGGCCTTTGGAACACAGCAATGGCACATCCGAATGACCCTGAATTCATAGAGCTGGGAATATTTGAATGCATGTCTGCTCTCATATGGAAAGGGCTGAAGAATCGACGCTGGCTTTCTCATGACCAAAATATATACATTCCTTATTATGCAGCTCATATCATTGGTTCCTACACAATGAATATGGAAGAATTTGCTGAAAGTGCTGTGCATGCTGGTGTTATTCCTCCTTTAGTTGAGCTTCTAAGAGGTAGATTGACTTGGGTTGAGCAGAGGGTAGCAGTTAGAGCTTTGGGACATTTAGCTACATATGCCAGCACTTTTCCCACTGTAGCAAGTCATGGTGAAATTCTCGAGCTTTCCATCCAATTGGCGATGAGTTCCTTGGAAATAGTTTATTCTCACTTTTACCAATATGTTGATAGAAGACTAAGTTATCACTGTGATCTGCTTACACGTGGAATGGGCGGTGTTGAAATGGAGTCTAGGAAGGCTGAGGAATGGGCTAGCCAGTTGCAATGTTGGTCCCTTCAGCTCATTAATTGCTTCGCTTTTAAACCGGAATTTCTTCCTACCATATGCAAGCAAGAATTTCTAACGAAACTACCCGGCATGTGGGGTGGACTTGTTAATGAAAATTCACCGGCTGGTATTGGCTTATTAAGAACAATTTGTCATCAAAAGCTTGGTAGGGGACCTGTTGCCAGTTGCCCTGGAATTATCGAAGCATTGTGTAATATTGCTAGGTCTTCAGATGATTGGCAGTATATGGCTATTGATTGTCTTCTATGGTTGCTTCAAGATCCGAATACATGTCACAAG GTGATTGATAAAGTAGTGCCTGCATTAGTAGACCTTGCGGAGATTACAACTCTAGGCGATCATAAAAAGCTTGGTGATTCCATTGTCAATGTTCTTCAAGATTGCATCGAGTCACAAGGGTCAGGAAGAAGCTCAATTAGTAGTCGCACTAAAGAGCAGATAGAGGATCTATTAAGTTCGAAGCAGAGATTAAAATGGGAAAAGAATATGCCCAAGGAAGATCTACATATTAAGCAGGCTGCAGCACTGGTTGTCAAGCTTGAAGGAAATTCCCTGTTCTCCTCTGGAAATATTTCTGGTGCTGCATCAAAGTACTCAGAAGCGTTGGCGCTGTGTCCTATGAGATCCAAGAAGGAGAGAGTTGTTCTCTATAGTAATCGTGCTCAATGTTATCTTTTGCTGCAACAACCTTTGGCTGCCATAAGTGATGCTACCCGTGCATTATGTCTCCATAGACCTGTCAACCGTCATGCCAAAAGTCTGTGGAGGCGAGCACAAGCTTATGACATGCTAGGGTTAGCAAAAGAAAGTTTATTGGACGCTATTCTATTTATAAATGAGTGCTCCCAGTCAAATGATCCTGATCTCTCACTGAGGCAAAATAAAGTTCCGGATTATGCTGAGCGATTAGTTAAAAAGCAGATGCGTGCAGCTTGGTTATTCCGAGAGGCAGCTATTAAGCATGGCGGCGTCCATAATCAGGGTGATGGTGGTGATATATATGGCCCAGAGACTGATGACTCTGAATGGGAAACAGCTAGTGAAAGTGATATGGGAAATGATGGAATTGGCGATGATGACGATGGTGATTGGAATAACGACGACGAAAGGAAAGATTAA